A genomic stretch from Juglans microcarpa x Juglans regia isolate MS1-56 chromosome 3S, Jm3101_v1.0, whole genome shotgun sequence includes:
- the LOC121258818 gene encoding RNA-binding protein 28-like, whose amino-acid sequence MGKRKKTEEGGETRAESEHCPSTLFVSNLPYSFTNSQLEETFSDVGPVRRCFMVMRKGSAEHRGFGFIQFAVAEDANRAIELKNGSSVGGRKIAVKPAKRRASLEQRRSKADQVVQSDEIAKLKNDKDGSASVVEKRASFAEEKPVEARTATTISSAPADKGLVQKNRGTRYCSLYWVARTVIFGGLLDADMAEEVHKQAKEIGSVCSVTYPLPKEDLDQHGLVQDGCKMDASAVLYTSVKSAHASVAMMHRKRIKGGIVWARQLGGEGSKTRKWKLIVRNLPFKAKVDEIKDMLSPVGFVWDVFIPHNPDTGLSKGFAFVKFTCKQDAEKAIQKFNGQKFMKRPIAVDWAIPKKVYNSGADAVLASEDGKQDGRDDEGDNSSVDLEGDVEDVDHKSKPPHSNDSASDDFNTTEKEEIPTEVDFNEEKDIARKVLENLITSSTKVTLPSQVDVLMLPKRNEELNFVDTIGAPNNLSAESAEVSGVTKPGSSSKVEPPRLKQTEGEDDLQRTIFINNLPFDLDNEEVKQRFSGFGEVQSFVPVLHQVTKRPRGTGFLKFKTTEAASAAVTAANVGSGLGICLKGRQLTVLKALDKKSAHDKELEKAKNEVHDPRNLYLAKEGLILEGTPAAEGVSASDMSKRQMLESKKMTKLESPNFHVSRTRLVIYNLRKSMTEKGLKKLCIDAVTSRATKQKPVIKQIKFLEDIKKGKVDTKHHSRGVAFVEFAEHQHALVALRVLNNNPDTFGPEHRPIVEFSLDNVRMLNQRKAKLQANQHGAHNGRKDVQKSHETRTPAAQPDIKKSNKRKSRGDDGSAKDSLSEIVENSTPDQAVAEGHRASKKQKSNLAGAKGKDVYPKGKPEGSKWKSKNHPDGRNPDNGRSLGGKMIASDASKLKTSMEADVQPKMRKLQDQREHPKEERDLKRGKRPKKRKDPVGQDVADKLDMLIEQYRSKFSRQSDEKTDGEKQGSRQLRNWFQS is encoded by the exons ATgggaaagaggaagaaaacgGAAGAGGGAGGCGAAACCAGAGCCGAAAGTGAACACTGTCCTTCCACTCTGTTCGTCTCCAATCTGCCCTACTCTTTCACGAATTCTCAG CTTGAAGAAACATTCAGCGATGTTGGACCGGTCAGGCGGTGCTTCATGGTTATGCGGAAGG GGTCAGCTGAGCACCGTGGTTTTGGTTTCATTCAATT TGCTGTTGCAGAAGATGCGAACCGTGCTATTGAGCTGAAGAATGGTTCATCAGTTGGAGGTCGGAAAATTGCAGTCAAGCCTGCTAAGCGTCGTGCTTCCCTTGAACAAAGAAGATCAAAGGCAGATCAAG TGGTTCAGTCAGATGAAATTGCCAAGTTGAAGAACGACAAGGATGGTAGTGCTTCTGTGGTGGAAAAGCGTGCTTCATTTGCCGAAG AGAAACCTGTGGAAGCTAGAACAGCAACTACAATTTCTAGTGCTCCAGCAGATAAAGGGCTAGTTCAGAAAAACAGAGGTACTCGATATTGTTCCCTATATTG GGTTGCTAGGACTGTCATATTTGGGGGTCTTCTTGATGCTGATATGGCAGAAGAGGTTCATAAACAAGCCAAGGAGATTGGCTCTGTTTGTTCTGTAACGTATCCTCTTCCTAAAGAAGATCTTGACCAGCATG GTCTCGTTCAAGATGGATGCAAAATGGATGCTTCAGCTGTACTTTATACTAGTGTTAAGTCAGCACATGCTTCAGTTGCAATGATGCACCGAAAACGGATAAAAGGGGGAATTGTCTGGGCACGTCAACTGGGTGGGGAG GGTTCCAAGACTCGGAAATGGAAACTTATCGTTAGAAATCTTCCTTTTAAG GCCAAAGTGGATGAGATAAAAGATATGCTTTCGCCTGTGGGGTTTGTTTGGGATGTATTTATCCCACATAATCCTGATACAGG ATTGTCCAAAGGTTTTGCGTTTGTCAAATTCACATGCAAACAGGATGCAGAAAAG gcTATTCAAAAATTCAATGGGCAAAAGTTTATGAAAAGACCTATAGCTGTTGATTGGGCCATTCCGAAGAAAGTATATAACAGTGGTGCTGATGCTGTTCTTGCTTCAGAAGATG GAAAACAAGATGGAAGAGACGATGAAGGTGACAATAGCAGTGTGGATTTGGAGGGTGATGTCGAGGATGTTGACCATAAATCCAAGCCCCCTCATAGCAATGATAGTGCGTCAGATGACTTCAATACAACAGAGAAAGAAGAGATTCCTActgaagttgattttaatgAGGAAAAAGACATTGCAAGAAAGGTTCTGGAAAATTTGATTACATCCTCTACCAAAGTAACTCTTCCCTCTCAGGTTGATGTTTTGATGCTGCCCAAGAGAAATGAGGAGCTGAATTTTGTTGACACCATTGGTGCACCAAATAATTTATCTGCCGAGTCTGCAGAAGTATCAGGTGTTACTAAGCCAGGAAGCTCTAGCAAAGTTGAGCCACCAAGACTGAAACAGACAGAAGGAGAAGATGATTTACAGAGAACAATATTTATCAATAACCTTCCTTTTGATCTCGATAATGAAGAAGTTAAACAGCGGTTTTCTGGATTTGGGGAAGTGCAATCCTTTGTACCAGTGCTCCATCAAGTCACCaa GCGTCCAAGAGGAACAGGTTTTCTCAAGTTTAAAACGACAGAAGCAGCTAGTGCTGCAGTTACTGCTGCAAATGTGGGATCTGGTTTGGGGATTTGTCTAAAGGGTAGGCAATTGACTGTTTTGAAGGCATTGGATAAAAAATCAGCTCATGATAAGGAATTGGAGAAGGCCAAAAATGAGGTTCATGACCCACGCAATCTTTACCTGGCAAAG gAAGGTCTTATTCTTGAAGGAACTCCAGCTGCGGAAGGGGTTTCAGCTAGTGATATGTCTAAACGCCAAAT GTTGGAGAGCAAAAAGATGACTAAGCTTGAATCCCCAAATTTTCATGTTTCGAGGACTAGACTTGTTATATACAATTTACGAAAGTCAATGACTGAGAAAGGACTTAAGAAGCTTTGCATTGATGCAGTTACCTCACGAGCTACGAAGCAAAAACCAGTGATTAAACAG ATAAAGTTCTTGGAGGACATAAAGAAAGGAAAGGTCGATACCAAACATCACTCACGTGGAGTTGCTTTTGTTGAGTTTGCTGAGCATCAACATGCACTTGTGGCCCTAAGGGTTCTTAACAACAACCCTG ATACTTTTGGTCCTGAACATCGCCCAATTGTGGAGTTTTCTCTTGATAATGTTCGGATGTTGAATCAACGGAAAGCTAAGCTACAGGCTAATCAGCACGGTGCCCACAATGGCCGAAAAGATGTGCAGAAGAGTCATGAGACTCGCACACCAGCTGCACAGCCAGACATAAAGAAGTCCAATAAAAGGAAATCCAGAGGTGATGATGGATCAGCGAAGGATTCTTTATCTGAGATAGTGGAGAATAGCACACCTGACCAAGCAGTCGCTGAAGGGCACAGAGCTAGTAAGAAGCAAAAAAGCAATCTGGCTGGTGCCAAGGGGAAAGATGTTTATCCTAAAGGAAAACCAGAAGGCTCCAAATGGAAGTCAAAGAATCACCCTGATGGCAGGAATCCTGATAATGGAAGATCACTCGGGGGCAAAATGATAGCCAGTGATGCCAGCAAATTAAAAACTTCCATGGAAGCAGATGTACAACCAAAAATGCGGAAGCTGCAGGACCAAAGAGAACACCCGAAGGAAGAGAGGGAtttgaaaagaggaaaaaggccgaaaaagagaaaagaccCTGTGGGGCAAGACGTTGCAGATAAGCTTGACATGCTGATTGAGCAATACAGATCCAAGTTCTCACGGCAGAGTGATGAGAAAACTGATGGTGAAAAGCAAGGTTCCAGACAGCTTAGAAATTGGTTCCAATCATGA
- the LOC121258044 gene encoding BEL1-like homeodomain protein 6, with translation MEAFYASSNNQRDTAPMLYVREHLPNSSVLPGNMMMYMNSGSYSDALAGNSQQQNNCMVIPSLGASNSAQQQQEILSNFGSRIVEHDFNAWREGRNEMLVTHTMGGSASILHGGQNLQGQGLSLSLSTQIPSGIQMPSIPYRNPNPGFASILSPSSSVSADSGDRNGSSRDEQLRNAEYLPHSFPGGNQDLYKGNLSTLGMSNIVRNIPNSKYLKAAQQLLDEVVNVRKALKQPDSAENDGAHEHQIKSGKEGGGGTKNETTMPPSGVSSYPHESASNSLCELSHAEKQDLQDKLTKLLSMSDEVDRRYKQYYHQMQIVVSSFDVIAGCGAAKPYTALALQTISRHFRCLRDAITGQIRATRKSLGDQDTSGSSQGVGISRLRYVDQQLRQQRAIQQLGMMQQHAWRPQRGLPESSVSILRAWLFEHFLHPYPKDSDKIMLARQTGLTRSQVSNWFINARVRLWKPMVEEMYKEEIGDVEMDSNSSSENAAKATKGDNGTSEDRGEDFQQSASSTATERCSMGQLMDSKPDHVPDVEMAGSVGVANYQSGTHGEAEKEYGLMKGREEQRPTMDDCNLFPDAIVHSDAASERYMAAAAAYHMSELGRFGGGSGVSLTLGLQHCEGDSLPMSGVTHRSFIAMRGDQIYNAAPSSVGAETADFECMNPGNQQHRFSSSHLLHDFVV, from the exons ATGGAAGCTTTTTACGCTAGTTCAAATAATCAAAGAGATACCGCGCCAATGCTCTATGTAAGGGAACATTTGCCTAATTCGTCGGTTCTTCCGGGTAATATGATGATGTATATGAATTCTGGGTCATACTCGGATGCTTTGGCCGGGAATTCTCAGCAGCAAAACAACTGCATGGTGATCCCATCATTGGGTGCTTCAAATTCCGCCCAACAGCAGCAagaaattttgtcaaattttggTTCGCGCATTGTGGAGCATGATTTCAATGCATGGAGGGAAGGTAGAAATGAGATGTTAGTTACGCACACAATGGGTGGCTCCGCCAGCATTCTTCACGGTGGGCAAAACTTACAGGGCCAGGGATTATCTCTCAGCCTCAGCACACAAATCCCATCGGGAATTCAAATGCCTTCTATCCCATATCGGAATCCTAATCCAGGATTTGCTTCAATCTTGAGTCCTAGTTCGTCAGTTTCAGCTGATAGTGGCGATAGGAATGGCTCTTCTAGAGATGAACAGTTGAGAAATGCTGAATACTTGCCTCATAGTTTTCCTGGAGGAAATCAAGATTTATATAAAGGGAATTTATCTACATTAGGGATGTCAAACATTGTGAGAAACATTCCCAATTCCAAATATCTTAAGGCAGCACAACAACTGCTTGACGAAGTGGTTAACGTCCGGAAAGCTCTAAAGCAGCCTGATAGTGCAGAAAATGATGGCGCGCATGAGCATCAGATAAAGAGTGGCAAGGAGGGTGGTGGGGGAACAAAGAATGAAACTACAATGCCACCCAGTGGAGTGTCTTCATACCCACACGAGTCAGCCAGTAACTCTCTATGTGAGCTTTCTCATGCTGAAAAACAAGATCTACAAGACAAGTTGACAAAGCTATTGTCCATGTCGGATGAG GTTGATAGAAGGTACAAGCAGTATTATCATCAGATGCAGATTGTGGTGTCTTCATTTGATGTGATTGCGGGATGTGGGGCAGCCAAACCATATACTGCACTTGCCCTACAGACTATCTCGCGTCACTTTCGGTGCTTGCGTGATGCAATCACTGGTCAGATTCGAGCAACTCGAAAAAGCCTTGGGGATCAAGATACTTCAGGAAGCAGTCAAGGAGTTGGAATAAGTCGCCTCCGATATGTGGACCAGCAACTCAGGCAACAAAGGGCTATTCAGCAGCTTGGTATGATGCAGCAACATGCATGGAGGCCGCAAAGGGGGCTACCTGAGAGCTCAGTTTCAATTCTTCGTGCTTGGTTGTTTGAGCATTTCCTTCATCC CTATCCAAAGGATTCTGATAAGATCATGCTAGCGAGGCAGACTGGCTTGACTAGAAGTCAG GTCTCAAACTGGTTTATAAATGCACGAGTGCGTCTCTGGAAGCCCATGGTCGAAGAGATGTACAAAGAAGAGATTGGAGATGTTGAAATGGACTCTAATTCCTCGTCTGAAAATGCAGCCAAGGCAACAAAAGGTGATAATGGGACCTCTGAGGATAGAGGGGAAGATTTCCAACAGAGTGCAAGTTCAACAGCCACCGAGAGATGCAGCATGGGTCAACTCATGGACTCCAAACCAGATCATGTTCCTGATGTAGAAATGGCAGGATCTGTTGGAGTAGCCAATTATCAAAGTGGGACTCATGGAGAAGCTGAAAAGGAATATGGGCTAATGAAGGGAAGGGAGGAACAAAGGCCTACTATGGATGACTGTAATCTCTTTCCTGATGCTATAGTTCATTCCGATGCAGCCAGTGAAAGGTACATGGCGGCTGCTGCTGCATATCACATGTCAGAGTTGGGGAGATTCGGGGGTGGAAGTGGAGTGTCTCTCACATTGGGTTTGCAGCACTGTGAGGGTGATAGCCTACCCATGTCTGGTGTGACCCATCGCAGTTTCATTGCCATGAGAGGGGACCAAATTTACAATGCTGCACCATCATCTGTAGGGGCTGAGACGGCAGATTTTGAGTGCATGAATCCTGGTAACCAGCAACACAGGTTCAGTTCTTCCCATCTATTACATGATTTCGTCGTGTGA